In Silurus meridionalis isolate SWU-2019-XX chromosome 7, ASM1480568v1, whole genome shotgun sequence, the genomic stretch GATTTCTTTTACAATGAAAAACCTCCCTGTGTTTTGAGATCACTGTTCTTAAGATCCCTGGACTTTATTTACCAAAACAAGGACAATTTTTACATTAGCTCTTGTTACTGTAATTATATGGGATCCAGCAGCTCCAGAACCAACCATTTCATCTACAAGAGCTAAAAAGATATCAACAAAGGCGTTTTCTAATATTAAACATCTCCACGACTTGctttttatattcaaaatatcCTACATATAAACACATCCTTACTAAGACGTCAAAAACCTTCAGTTTCTGCTACGAAACTGAAAGCTAAATAAGGCTCGATGTCAAATCCATCCGTACTGCTCACAACGCGCACTACACTCTATACAATAACCATTCGTCCCTACCCTACATAGTGCACTTATCTATGGAGTACTAGCCCATTAAGGACTTAACCCCAGCTAGCTGTTAGCGCGGTCATATATTGTTAGGTAACTAGATAATATTACAGTTTCTTAAGGCATTAAGAAGTTGACAAAGCTATTCAGAACCATCTTGTTATAAAACGGCTGAAATTTCACCAACCCGCCAGCCTTTTTTAACAAGTCCTCAAACTGCTGCGGCGTTTTCGCCTCCGTGAAGTTCGCCATGTTTCCAGGCTAGTGCAGATGATTACCGAGTGACTCGTTTTCTTGCTAACTAGGCGTTACTAATCGATTTCATTAACCCTTCGctcattttaaatagttttcgACCTCAGACTGTGATACATCATGTGTACAACTGACACAAGTGCCAATACATTATCAAtgaatttattatatacaaatacattatatgcaTCCTTTCCCCTGTAATTGTTACCCTGATAGCTTGTAATTATCACATTTCATGAActtcacacactcatgcatGCTTACTGAACTTTCCAGATGTAGTCTCCCTCTGCTCTTATAACCTCCAGTCTCCTCGTAAAGCTATTGTGGAACCTGGCTGttgggatttttgctcattctgcTATAAGAGCGTTAATGAGATCAGGTGCTGATGTttggtgaggaggtctggagcaCAGTCAGCTTTCCACttcataccaaaggtgttcatcCACTCTAGTTCTTCAAAACCAACCCTGGCACACCACATCTTTATGGACCATTGaaatttgtaaaaagaaaatcataaaaatataaactatacaaACTGATCCATTATTTGCTTACAACTTTATGGCAAATATTTGAGGAAGGCCCATGTATAGGTGTGATGGCCAGGGGTCCACAAACATTCATAATAGAGGCCTtacaatgtaaaatgttttaaataactGAAACTGTGACTGATCATAGACAGAAATTTAGAACTTTAACTCTTAAACTGTGCCTTCAGTCCAGTTAAAAGTCTTCAAATCCTTCCTCAGATCTTTGCAATTAGGTTGTACCAAAACTGATTGAAGGTACAGTTTAATGCTACTTTTGATAAAGGTCTCAAATTGAATAGTGAATTAACAATCATAACTTAGTTGATCATTTATCTTCTTTAAGCTTTTTGTTGAAGCAGCGTTAACATGGCCAgggttatggttatggttattgctatggttatggttatggtgGATCCATCCTAATAacagctgggttttttttattttaattttaattttttattaaaatataaatagcaGTTGAACAAGTCCTTTTATTTGAGCTTTTCTCTAGTTTTAATTCTAGTTTATCATTTGACAGTTTATGagcaattaaaatatagtcACATCTGTAATTTTAAAGTAGTATAACCAGAGATTTCAATGAGGATTATAGActtatttaaaacagatttgAAAGTTTTTGCCTGACCTTCAAGAACTACAActactaaaaaacaaaaacaaaaacaaaacaaaataataataataataataataaagaaaaaagattataataataataaaatatttaaaaacttctttttatgttaaaaaataaaaaataaagttttttcgTCCACTTTAAATCCATTGCTTGCTTCAAATCCAATCAAATGCTCCGGTTTGAAATCGTCCCTCCCTTTATTCCACATTCTCTCACCTGATTGGTCAGGGTGAGCGCGTCATGGAAGCTGGGCGGAGCAGTAAAAGAATTGAACAGACGGAAGAAGTTGAGGATGGTGCACCAGCTCGAAGCCGAGTGTGAattgtttctttatttggaTCTACAGTAATCATTTCTGTATGTTTCTGAGAGAACCAGGcgatgcatgtgtgtgtttattaaggAATAGTGTTTATTAGGTTTTGAAATGCAGTGGATGCTTGTTTTAAATGCATGATGGATTGTGATTAGTTCTCACTGGTTGGATTGGACTGGATTGTTTAGAGCACAGAGCCGCCAGCTGTGGTGTCCAGTACATAACGGAGGTCTGATCTCGTCAGTGACCTTGTTGGTGGTTGGAGGAAAGACCTAATCATGTCTATGGATTGTGTGAGAACCCTGGTGCAGAATAAGAGACAGCGGGAGGAGGAGCAGCACTGCCAGTGGGACAGCCAGGCGGTAAACATCACCTGTTtattcacatatatatatatatatatatatatatatatatatatatatatatatatatatatataaaattcttcTTATAATGAACTATTTCTAACTGTCTCTCCCTCTAACTTTCTACCTGTCTCTCCCCCTGACTCTCTACCTGTCTCTCAGCTCCTCTCTGCCTGTccctctccctgtctctctgcCTGACTCTCTACATATCTCCCCCTGACTCTctacctgtctctctccctgCCTCCCCTCCTGTCTCTCCCCCTGACTCTCCCCTGACTCCCGTCACGCCTGAGCTCTTATGTTTCAATTTCACTTCCTGTAAATTCATACTTgagatatttttttcattagatTATTTTTCCTAAACTAGAACAATTTACCATCATCTGAGACCATCCTTTTGTTTGTCTCGGGGTCTAAGAAACACAGTATCTAGCTGGTCATTTATTTTTGACTCTCCTGCACTGCCCTTGGTGGAATGACTGACCTTCTATTGAGTACTATTATTAGAGATATAAATTATAACTGAGCGAGTGCTTTGCTGATGTAGGCCTGCAGAATGCCTTTCACTTGTTGATGCTTGTTGCTCAACCacatgcgtttttttttatttcaagaaaaaaGCATGCACTGGATTGGAAAGCTGCATCGAGGTTAGATGTGATGTCGTGATGGACAGCCCAATGGACTCATGGGACACCCATCAAAACGGTGCCAACGCAAATGCCCATCTCACCAGAATGGTAAGAATGTTGACCTTGGCTTGTCACTTTCCCAAATGTTTTACAGTGAAGGCTCTTGGGAAACTCTGAGTCACTGGTCCAAAGTACGTAAAGCAAAGTCATAAAAATGGCTTAGAATAGAAACATGCAATGTCTCAAGAGTTTCGTAACACAAGAGCAAATGGTCAAAGTATCACATTTTTGTATTCTTATATgctttaagaatttttttttatttttattatttatttttttttttttaggaaagcaGATACAAAACAATGATATCTTCAAGGTTAAGTGTATAGAACTGCCTATTAGGGGTTGGCAATATGtcagaaatattattatatgataattTAAGACATTTCTGTGAGACAAATATGTACTGGGAAAGTTGtaaacatttactcaaatactgtcttttttttttttttttttgtgacagttGTGTCATCAAGTTGTGAcatcagtcaagtcaagtttatttctatagcgtttttcacaacagacattgtcccaaagcagctttaaacagttaaggtaaatgatgtgtatttatccctgatgagaaagccgtggcgactgtggcaaggaaaaacacccttagatgttatgaggaagaaaccttgagaggaaccagactcaaaaggggaacacatcctcatttgggtgacatcaagagtttgattatagtctttatacaatacagaacactggagagtgagaactaacatgagcactacAGTCTCACTGTAATATTGGTCTTTTATAGGCTGGTTACTCTATACTGGTTATACTCTGTAGTATGAAAATAAGCATCTAGAGGTAGGGCTGATcgattttggaaaaaaatgtaattgcaaatttttttttttttttttttttaaaaacaaagacaagCAATAAATCATGGTGTAGTataaccaacacaatattagatagattaaacataatattttcttttctgaatgCCAGACCTACATGTTATGATGAAATTAGGTGATGcatgaatttatataaattacatttttactacaATACACAGTAGTATAATTGGATAATCTGACAGTAAGCATGCAATAATTATTATCACAACATAAAGCACTAACAAAATGTGTAAACATTAATATGGAAGTAAGTAACAAATCACACAAACTAAAGTATAGATtgcaaaaatataaagacaaatCTGTGTCTTTAGCACACTCAGTATTGAGGTAATTCAAAGTCActgggacagcgcatgtaggacattttgaagatgagattgagatggtttggacttgTGCCGAGGAGAGACGTGGGGTAtgtcggtaggagaatgctgaggatggagctgccagaaaggaggaaaagaggaaggccaaggaggaggtttatggatgtggtgagggaagacatgcaggtagttgaaagaggcagatgtagagaacaggggacggagacggatgatccactgtggcgacccctaatatatatatatttattttatttttatttattatcttacTGATCTCCAGTCAGTAATGTCAcacaaaaagtgcaaaaaaaaataaagaacatatcTGCCATTATATCTTTAAAAATCATTTCTTGTGTAGCTCCGGCATGGCAGTGTACgtattatagtgtatttatcAAAGCCGCGACCCTGGATTGGTCACGGTACTGAGTGGCATCATATAGTTCACGATACTGCTTGAGAAATTTCCATGTGCTGTTTAGAAGTACATTCATATGGAGTCATAATTTCAAGCAtttcaatcctttttttttgctgaatcagGTCAGTAGGGTTGCCCCTTGAGATCTTTAGCAAAGGCAGGTTTTGCTCAACACCTGACGCTGATCTGCACATCTTTGTTTTTCAAGCCAAAATAGTCCAACACAACGTACTGATCCTCTTTGACAGTGGAGTTTCTGCAGTGTCAGGTTTTAACGTCATACAACCGATCAAGGTGCAGTGTAGTATGCCAACTTGATGCTTCCTCTGCAGACTGCTCTACTTTTGCATGTTACGTGAGGGTGTAATCGCAGCTTAGTTTATTATTGCAAATGCAATAATCGCTCCGCGCTACTTACAAGTGaccttaaatattttatttatcacgAGGTAAGGTTAAAAACTGTCCCCTGTAATAAACCAGTGTTCCATCCAGGTTGTATTCCTCCTTCGTCTGTCTATAATCTGATTATCCAGACCGTCTGTTCCATATTGAGATGGAGCTCATTTTTGGCTCAGAATAAGAACATGAAGTGGAAGAAAAAACGTAGGCAGCTGGACTTTGTACAAAAAATGCACGAAAAAAAGTGCACAATATTTCCATCACATTTACACTGATATGTTTGGTGTAGCTCTGATAACACTCTTAAACCATAACTCTGTTTGGTGTTCTTCTGAGGAGCTGTGAACccaaaccaggaaaaaaaaaaaccttagaaTGCCAGTAAGTACCAGACTTGATAGCCAAGCATAGAGAAGTATTTTTCGGTAATCTTGTCACATCCATAGCAACGCACCGGCTCCACGGTCACTCTCATTCAGATGCTAAATACCCATTCAATCTGATTAACAACACAGAACATAGTGTTAGGGTCAGGGTTTTTACGTTTTGTGAAACTCAATATCAGTTGTGTATTTGTGAACTTTTTCGCAGGGTTTTGTCGCTGCTCAACAACCCTGTCCCAGATGCATGGCAGGAGAACCGGTGAGCTTTAGCacttattgtttttatttgtatcgttgtttttaacaatatttttaagTAAGAAAAAGGTAATGCTTATTTACCACTAGTATTATAGAATTAGAGTTTGCAGGTAACTAGCAATTAttacatactcatacacatattgtggatatatttatgtaaagtcTGTATGATGTGGCCGACACCCTTATTTCGAGCAATTTGCATGTCTCTCATGCAGTTAAGCAGTTGCTGGGTCTTGCTCAAAaactcagcagtggcagctttgtggtgctgagatttaaatTCATGCCCTTATGATCCAACACCTTAATTACTAAACTTGTAATTAATCCCATAGTTTATATGtaggaggtggtatcaaaaggtttcaagaCTAATGGTTGCTAACTGGCACTATTCTGACAACGTGCgctaccacgtctgcgatttcgtCATGAAGTTTGAAGAGCAAACGTAAAATTCTGTGTGACACTGAGGAAACCCGCCCCGAGGCATTTGACATGACATCCATTTGGCATACAGCAACGCTGCAACGATGCGTTcacgcttcaagagcggaagaacctCGCTGGaggacgacgagagatcaggtgCATCCTtgcagccttgtggaggtgtacaattttgtctctagtgtctttggacagctctttggtcttggccatgttagtagttggattcttactgattgtatggggtggacaggtgtctttatgcagctaacgacctcaaacaggtgcatctaatttaggataataaatgtagtggaggtggacattttaataggcagactaacaggtctttgagggtcagaattctagctgatagacaggtgttcaaatacttatttgcagctgtatcatacaaataaatagtttaaaaatcatatattgtgatttctggattttgtttttagattgtctctcacagtggacctgcacctacgatgacaatttcagacccctccatgatttctaagtgggagaacttgcaaaatagcagggtgttcaa encodes the following:
- the si:ch211-221j21.3 gene encoding uncharacterized protein si:ch211-221j21.3; its protein translation is MSMDCVRTLVQNKRQREEEQHCQWDSQAKKACTGLESCIEVRCDVVMDSPMDSWDTHQNGANANAHLTRMGFVAAQQPCPRCMAGEPGHINHIMQGY